In the Dioscorea cayenensis subsp. rotundata cultivar TDr96_F1 chromosome 12, TDr96_F1_v2_PseudoChromosome.rev07_lg8_w22 25.fasta, whole genome shotgun sequence genome, one interval contains:
- the LOC120272992 gene encoding probable dolichyl pyrophosphate Man9GlcNAc2 alpha-1,3-glucosyltransferase encodes MAKTKRKSFAEATMSPATIAVISLFALLIRVLVSIGPHSGEASPPKYGDYEAQRHWMEITLHTPTSEWYRNTSSNDLSYWGLDYPPLSAYQSFAHGLIINSSLPSSLALLSSRGFESPTSKRMMRWTVILSDLMVFFPAAIWFVLVHNRRRNQEDGSAWWLLSMILLNPALILIDHGHFQYNCISLGLTLGAVAAVISDKDVIGAIMFTLAINHKQMSMYFAPAFFSYLLGKCLRCRNPILEVMKLGFVVLATFALVWWPYLYSLEAILAVLARLAPFERGIYEDYVANFWCSTSVIIKWKRLFAIQPLKILSFMLTVSSFIPSLIHQIKSPSDRGFLYAMLNSSFSFYLFSYQVHEKSILLPLLPASLLAQQEPLFFGWLMYYALLSMYPLLCRDKLILQYIATLALFYLIYCSPDRRNATKGYKLSLPMKTLMALLLLSSFVLHLIYLIMKPPEKYPFLFEALMMFLCFSQFVMLTLYTNIKQWMLSDYSPQTMSKKNL; translated from the exons ATGGCGAAGACGAAGAGGAAGAGCTTCGCGGAAGCCACCATGTCGCCGGCGACGATCGCCGTGATATCACTTTTCGCCCTTCTGATCCGCGTCCTCGTCTCCATCGGCCCTCACTCCGGCGAGGCTTCCCCTCCGAAGTATGGCGACTACGAGGCTCAGCGGCATTGGATGGAGATCACTCTGCATACTCCGACGTCGGAGTGGTACCGCAACACCAGCTCCAACGATCTCTCCTACTGGGGCCTCGACTACCCCCCGCTCTCCGCCTACCAGAGCtttgctcatggcctcatcatcaACTCCTCCCTCCCCAGCTCCCTCGCCCTCCTCTCTTCACGTGGCTTTGAGTCCCCTACTTC GAAGCGGATGATGCGGTGGACGGTGATTTTATCGGATTTGATGGTGTTTTTCCCTGCGGCGATTTGGTTTGTGCTTGTGCACAACCGGAGGCGAAATCAGGAAGATGGATCTGCGTGGTGGTTGCTTtcaatgattttgttgaatCCTGCATTGATTTTGATCGATCATGGCCATTTTCAG TATAATTGTATTAGTCTTGGATTGACGCTTGGAGCTGTGGCGGCGGTGATCTCGGACAAGGATGTTATTGGTGCTATAATGTTTACCCTTGCTATTAATCATAAACAG ATGAGTATGTATTTTGCACCGGCATTTTTCAGTTATCTTCTTGGAAAATGCTTAAGGTGCCGGAATCCCATTCTTGAAGTTATGAAACTTGGCTTTGTAGTCCTTGCTACATTTGCACTGGTCTGGTGGCCTTATCTTTATTCATTGGAAGCAATACTGGCG GTACTTGCTCGATTGGCTCCGTTTGAGAGGGGAATATATGAGGATTACGTTGCCAACTTTTGGTGCAGCACTTCAGTGATTATAAAGTGGAAGAGGCTCTTTGCAATACAACCATTAAAGATTCTTAGTTTCATGCTCACTGTTTCATCCTTTATTCCCTCATTAATTCATCAAATCAAGTCTCCAAGTGATCGTGGATTCCTTTATGCTATGCTGAACAgctcattttcattttacctCTTCTCTTACCAAG TACACGAGAAATCGATTTTGCTGCCGCTTTTACCTGCAAGCCTTCTTGCACAACAAGAGCCTTTGTTTTTCGGGTGGTTGATGTACTATGCCTTGCTTTCAATGTATCCTCTACTTTGCCGAGATAAGTTGATCTTACAGTACATAGCTACTCTTGCTCTCTTTTACTTGATTTATTGCTCACCCGATAGAAGAAATGCGACAAAAGGATACAAACTTTCTCTCCCAATGAAGACACTAATggccttgttgttgttgtcatcatTTGTCCTTCATTTGATTTACTTGATCATGAAACCTCCAGAGAagtatccttttctttttgagGCCTTGATGatgtttctttgcttttctcAGTTTGTAATGTTGACATTGTATACCAACATTAAACAGTGGATGCTATCAGATTACTCACCACAGACAATGTCAAAGAAGAATCTTTGA
- the LOC120273660 gene encoding probable leucine-rich repeat receptor-like protein kinase At5g49770, with protein sequence MALLPLLLLFSMASLVFTNTDPQDDAALRSLMNEWANTPPSWGRSDDPCGTPWEGISCEDSRVTVVKLSSLGLKGTLSGDVGQLTELKSLDLSSNTQLGGPLTPNIGSLTKLTTLILAGCSFIGNIPDELGNLEQLSFLALNSNKFTGRLPASLGRLANLYWLDIAENQLTGPLPISRNKAPGLDLLLKTKHFHFNKNQLSGTIPDNLFSSEMSLIHLLLDGNNFTGNIPQSIGYVQSLEVLRLDKNSLKGPVPTNLNNLTKVNELNLANNQLTGPMPDLTGLTSLNYVDLSNNTFDSSEAPAWFTKLPSLTALVIEHGGLQGQVPQKLFSIPQLQDVLLDNNKFNGTLDMGDSISQQLQTVNFQNNLLTSVTLTSNYNSTLILVGNPVCDARLANSIYCRLQPMQLSAQYSTSLTQCGPKSCPPNQSLSPLSCSCAYPYEGVMVFRAPFFRDVTNSTLFESLEMSLWTKLNLPPGSVFLQNPFINSDNYMQLQLKLFPSEDIYFNRSEILRIGFDLSNQTYKPPKMFGPYYFIGTPYPFPADHVKSSTSTALIIGIAVGSAVLVIGLMAVGIYAFKQKKRAQRAIELSKPFASWAPRGSDSGGAPQLKGARWFSYDELKKSTSNFSEMNEIGSGGYGKVYRGMLSNGQLAAIKRAQRGSMQGGLEFKTEIELLSRVHHKNLVSLIGFCFEQGEQMLVYEFIPNGTLRESLSGKSGIQLDWKRRLRIALGSARGLAYLHELANPPIIHRDVKSTNILLDENLTAKVADFGLSKLVSDSEKGHVSTQVKGTLGYLDPEYYMSQQLTEKSDVYSFGVVMLEMITARPPIERGKYIVREVKTALDKRDEEFLGLKDMIDPTIRNTTPLIGFGKYVELALNCVEELAADRPTMNEIVKEIELILHTDGLNTTSTSASSSATDFNSKGNPRHPYIDPLPKKEVSSDAFDYSGGYTLSTKVEPK encoded by the exons ATGGCTTTGCTTCCTCTGCTTTTGCTCTTCTCCATGGCTTCTCTTGTTTTCACAAACACAGACCCTCAAGATG ATGCAGCACTGAGATCTCTAATGAATGAGTGGGCAAACACACCACCAAGTTGGGGAAGAAGTGATGATCCTTGTGGCACACCATGGGAAGGGATTTCTTGTGAGGACTCTAGAGTTACTGTGGT GAAATTATCGAGTTTGGGCCTCAAAGGTACTCTTAGTGGTGATGTAGGTCAGCTCACAGAACTGAAATCACT GGATTTGTCTTCAAATACTCAACTTGGAGGTCCACTTACACCGAATATCGGAAGTCTAACCAAACTTACAACATT GATCTTGGCTGGTTGCAGTTTCATTGGTAACATTCCTGATGAATTGGGCAATCTAGAACAGCTCTCTTTCTT GGCTCTGAACTCGAATAAGTTTACGGGAAGGTTGCCTGCATCGTTAGGCCGGCTTGCTAATCTCTACTGGCTTGACATTGCGGAGAATCAGTTGACTGGACCACTTCCCATCTCGAGGAACAAGGCCCCTGGTTTGGACTTGCTTCTCAAGACAAAACACTT TCACTTCAATAAAAACCAGTTATCTGGCACCATCCCGGACAATCTTTTCAGCTCAGAGATGTCATTGATACATCT ACTTCTAGATGGAAACAACTTCACCGGAAACATTCCTCAATCGATAGGATACGTGCAATCACTCGAGGTTCT CCGTCTTGATAAGAATTCTCTGAAAGGTCCAGTTCCTACCAATCTCAACAACCTTACAAAAGTCAATGAGCT TAATTTAGCGAATAATCAACTGACCGGACCAATGCCCGATCTCACTGGGTTGACTTCTCTCAACTATGT GGATTTGAGTAACAACACATTTGACTCTTCAGAAGCTCCAGCCTGGTTCACAAAATTACCATCACTTACTGCTTT AGTGATCGAACATGGAGGACTTCAAGGACAAGTTCCGCAGAAACTTTTCAGCATTCCACAACTGCAAGATGT GCTTTTAGATAACAATAAATTCAACGGTACACTTGACATGGGTGACAGTATAAGTCAGCAACTACAAACTGTGAATTTTCAGAATAATCTCCTCACGTCGGTCACGCTGACTTCGAACTACAACAGCACTTTAAT ACTTGTTGGAAATCCTGTGTGTGATGCTCGGCTCGCAAATTCTATCTATTGTCGTCTGCAGCCAATGCAGTTATCGGCACAGTATTCCACCAGTCTCACACAATGTGGGCCCAAATCATGTCCTCCCAATCAGAGTCTCAGCCCTCTGAGTTGCAGTTGTGCCTATCCTTATGAAGGAGTGATGGTTTTCAGAGCACCATTCTTTCGAGACGTGACGAATAGTACATTGTTCGAATCGTTAGAGATGAGTCTATGGACCAAGCTCAATCTTCCTCCTGGTTCAGTGTTCCTTCAAAATCCATTCATCAACAGTGACAATTATATGCAGTTGCAGCTGAAACTCTTTCCGTCTGAAGACATATACTTCAACCGGTCAGAGATTCTGAGGATCGGGTTTGATTTAAGCAACCAAACATACAAGCCACCGAAAATGTTTGGACCGTATTATTTCATTGGAACTCCATATCCTTTTCCCG CTGATCATGTAAAATCCTCGACAAGTACAGCTCTAATTATTGGCATTGCAGTTGGCTCTGCTGTGCTGGTAATCGGACTCATGGCTGTTGGAATCTATGCTTTCAAGCAAAAGAAACGCGCCCAAAGAGCAATAGAACTAAGCAAACCTTTCG CATCTTGGGCTCCAAGGGGTTCAGACAGTGGCGGCGCACCACAACTGAAAGGAGCAAGATGGTTTTCTTATGATGAACTCAAGAAAAGCACAAGCAATTTCTCCGAAATGAATGAGATTGGATCTGGAGGCTATGGAAAG GTCTACAGAGGAATGCTTTCCAATGGACAACTAGCGGCCATCAAAAGAGCACAGAGAGGATCAATGCAGGGTGGCCTTGAGTTCAAGACTGAGATCGAATTACTTTCCCGAGTTCATCACAAAAACTTAGTCAGTTTAATCGGATTTTGCTTTGAACAAGGCGAACAAATGCTGGTGTATGAATTCATCCCCAATGGAACACTAAGAGAGAGCTTGTCTG GAAAGAGTGGCATACAACTAGATTGGAAGAGAAGATTAAGGATTGCTCTAGGATCAGCAAGAGGATTAGCTTATCTTCACGAGCTCGCTAATCCACCAATCATTCATAGAGATGTCAAGTCTACTAATATTCTTCTGGATGAAAATTTAACAGCTAAAGTTGCAGATTTTGGTCTTTCAAAGTTAGTATCAGACAGTGAAAAAGGTCATGTTTCTACTCAGGTCAAAGGAACTCTG GGGTACTTGGATCCGGAATACTACATGTCACAGCAACTGACAGAGAAGAGCGATGTCTATAGTTTCGGAGTGGTAATGCTAGAAATGATTACCGCGAGACCACCAATAGAGAGAGGCAAGTACATTGTACGCGAAGTGAAGACCGCATTGGATAAACGAGACGAGGAATTCCTCGGTCTTAAAGACATGATCGATCCAACAATACGGAACACAACACCCCTCATTGGTTTCGGGAAGTATGTGGAGTTGGCCTTAAACTGTGTAGAAGAATTAGCAGCAGACCGTCCAACAATGAATGAAATTGTGAAAGAAATCGAATTAATTCTGCATACTGATGGACTGAACACTACTTCAACATCGGCATCTTCATCGGCAACCGACTTTAACTCGAAGGGAAATCCTCGGCATCCTTATATTGATCCACTGCCAAAAAAGGAAGTTAGCAGTGATGCATTTGATTACAGTGGTGGATACACTTTATCTACAAAAGTCGAACCGAAGTAG
- the LOC120273020 gene encoding repressor of RNA polymerase III transcription MAF1 homolog translates to MKFLEYSSLDSINLFLSNLNLGESTIKGCLEAYSCKHTGTDRKLSLSLEQEMLDYLGQSAESNSASPVEYLSCRSSRKTLIYLVLTLSHMYPDYDFSAVRAHLFFKEEEWDSFKQIVDDYMFEASQEWALANSGAFLLETMSKAIDEVVKLGECEIYSYNPDSEEDPYFEKGAIWSSNFFFYNRKLKRMVSFRCSCVSNVVTDDFLGDEVASHNDEDDIFIDMDM, encoded by the exons ATGAAGTTCTTGGAATACAGTTCTCTAGACAG TATAAATCTTTTCCTCAGTAATCTGAATCTTGGAGAAAGCACTATCAAAGGGTGCTTGGAAGCATACTCAT GTAAACATACTGGGACTGATCGAAAATTGTCTCTTAGCTTAGAACAAGAG ATGCTTGATTACCTTGGGCAATCTGCAGAGAGCAACTCAGCATCGCCTGTGGAGTACTTGTCTTGTAGATCAAG CCGGAAAACATTGATCTATTTGGTTTTGACACTCAGCCACATGTATCCGGATTACGACTTCAg TGCAGTGCGTGCTCATCTGTTTTTCAAAGAGGAAGAGTGGGATTCCTTCAAGCAGATTGTTGACGACTACATGTTTGAAGCAtctcag GAATGGGCTTTAGCCAACAGCGGAGCTTTCCTTCTTGAAACTATGTCGAAGGCCATTGATGAG GTCGTTAAACTAGGAGAATGTGAAATCTACAGCTACAATCCAGATTCTGAAGAAGACCCATACTTTGAGAAGGGAGCAAT CTGGTcttccaatttcttcttctaCAACAGGAAACTGAAACGTATGGTCAGCTTCCGATGCAGTTGTGTCAG CAATGTGGTGACCGACGACTTCCTTGGCGATGAAGTGGCTAGTCACAATGATGAGGATGACATATTCATTGACATGGATATGTGA
- the LOC120273685 gene encoding probable galacturonosyltransferase 7 produces MKVYAGAVPPGKRRWRVPALLIFALVIVSLCLPLALLLGYLNHFPYGYLVDERPSSVSAFGSYGHLEGDSDGVSGNYGEGLDAFTDTREQFEQQKKKNIPQVQQKDVLSNSDTKENSYNGQRDIISQPKGPLHQAVAGVKPDPVPNVTNSNEAVKDNAANGVSNTENGKSCQLEFGSYCLWSLEHKEVMLDAVVKRLKDQVFMARAYYPSIAKFPRQDALSRELKQSIQDHEHILSEAIVDADLPPLVEQKIQKMGQVIEKAKSCAVDCHNIDKKLRQLVDLTEDEAHFHMEQSAFLYHLGVQTMPKSHHCLSMRLTVEYFKSLPVDLDQSHAQKIGNPLLRHHVIFSRSILAASVVINSTVMNSEETGGMVFHLLTDVQNYYSMKIWFARNSYREATIHVLNFDELDHSYTFGTPLSLPEEYRVSIRNNDQPPVQIRTEYLSVFGRSHFLLPEIFKHLKKVVVLDDDVVVQRDLSSLWNLDLEGKVIGAVEFCGVRLDQLRSYLRTNQYVGSSCAWMSGLNIVDLDKWRQHNVSETYQSILQKSPSMNEASRRAAALPISLLAFQDLIHPLDYSWTLSGLGHTYRVSQDTIENAATLHYNGNMKPWLELGIPNYKTYWRKYLTKDERFMDECNVSA; encoded by the exons ATGAAGGTCTACGCCGGCGCAGTGCCGCCGGGGAAGCGTCGGTGGCGAGTTCCCGCGCTCTTGATCTTCGCACTCGTTATCGTCTCCCTTTGCCTCCCCCTTGCCCTCCTTCTTGGTTATCTCAATCATTTCCCTTATG GGTACTTGGTGGATGAGCGGCCGTCGTCG GTATCGGCCTTTGGGAGCTACGGGCATCTTGAG GGTGATAGTGATGGCGTTTCAGGCAATTATGGTGAGGGCTTGGATGCATTCACTGATACCAGGGAACAATTCgagcaacaaaaaaagaaaaatattcccCAAGTTCAACAGAAGGATGTCCTATCTAATTCTGATACCAAAGAGAACTCCTACAATGGGCAAAGGGATATCATCTCTCAGCCAAAAg GACCACTTCATCAAGCAGTAGCTGGTGTGAAACCAGATCCAGTTCCAAATGTAACT AATTCTAATGAAGCCGTGAAGGATAATGCTGCTAATGGTGTGAGTAACACTGAAAATGGCAAATCCTGTCAGCTTGAGTTTGGAAGCTACTGCCTTTGGTCCTTAGAACATAAAGAAGTGATGTTGGATGCAGTAGTGAAGAGACTCAAAGATCAGGTTTTCATGGCCAGGGCTTACTATCCAAGCATCGCAAAGTTTCCAAGACAAGATGCTTTATCACGTGAGCTCAAGCAGAGTATTCAAGATCATGAACACATTCTTAGTGAAGCTATTGTTGACGCAGATTTGCCACCACT TGTTGAacagaaaatacagaaaatggGTCAGGTCATTGAAAAAGCTAAATCTTGTGCTGTAGATTGCCATAACATTGACAAGAAACTCAGACAGTTAGTTGACCTGACTGAGGACGAAGCTCATTTTCATATGGAACAGAGTGCTTTCTTGTATCATCTTGGTGTTCAGACCATGCCTAAAAGTCATCACTGCTTGTCAATGAGATTGACTGTGGAATATTTCAAATCCCTCCCAGTCGACCTAGATCAGTCACACGCTCAAAAAATTGGCAATCCGTTGTTGAGACACCATGTAATATTTTCCAGAAGCATACTTGCGGCATCTGTTGTTATAAATTCAACTGTCATGAATTCTGAG GAAACAGGGGGCATGGTTTTTCATTTACTGACAGATGTACAGAATTACTACTCTATGAAGATCTGGTTTGCTAGAAATTCTTACAGGGAGGCAACTATccatgttttgaattttgatgaACTTGATCACTCTTATACATTTGGCACACCGTTATCACTGCCCGAGGAATATCGTGTTTCCATTCGTAACAATGACCAACCACCTGTACAGATTAGAACAGAGTACCTTTCGGTATTTGGTAGGTCCCATTTTCTTCTGCCAGAAATATTCAAACATCTGAAGAAGGTGGTGGTTTTGGATGATGATGTGGTTGTCCAACGAGATCTGTCATCCTTATGGAACCTTGACTTGGAAGGTAAAGTGATCGGTGCTGTCGAATTCTGTGGTGTGAGATTGGATCAACTTAGATCTTATTTGAGAACCAACCAATATGTTGGGAGCTCGTGTGCTTGGATGTCCGGGCTGAACATTGTTGACTTGGACAAGTGGAGGCAGCATAATGTCAGTGAAACCTACCAAAGCATCCTCCAAAAG TCGCCAAGCATGAATGAAGCATCAAGAAGGGCTGCTGCGCTACCCATTAGCCTGCTTGCATTTCAGGATCTTATACATCCTCTAGACTATTCATGGACTCTGTCTGGACTTGGTCATACTTACAGAGTCAGCCAAGATACCATAGAGAATGCTGCAACTTTGCATTACAACGGTAACATGAAACCCTGGCTCGAACTCGGTATACCAAACTACAAAACCTACTGGCGAAAGTACCTTACAAAAGATGAACGGTTCATGGACGAATGCAATGTGAGTGCGTAG
- the LOC120273821 gene encoding probable methylenetetrahydrofolate reductase codes for MKVIEKIRGAGEGDGRVVFSFEFFPPKTEEGVENLFERMDRMVAHNPSFCDITWGAGGSTADLTLDIANKMQNTICVETMMHLTCTNMPVEKIDYALGTIKSNGIQNVLALRGDPPHGQDKFVQVEGGFACALDLVKHIRQTYGDYFGITVAGYPEAHPDMIQSDGFASQEAYANDLAYLKRKVDAGADLIVTQLFYDTDIFLKFVNDCRQIGITCPIVPGIMPINNYKGFLRMTGFCKTRVPADIKAALEPIKDNEDAVKAYGIHLGTEMCKKILAHGIKTLHLYTLNMEKSALAILMNLGLIEESKISRSLPWRRPTNVFRAKEDVRPIFWANRPKSYISRTHGWEQYPHGRWGDSKNPSYGALTDYQFMRPRSRDKKLQEEWATPLKCIEDIYEKFMNYCLGKLKSSPWSELDSLQPETKIINEQLGQINLKGFITINSQPAVNGEKSDSLTVGWGGPGGYVYQKAYLEFFCSKDKLDLLVEKCKALPSVTYIAVNKEGQCVSNVGPNTVNAVTWGVFPGKEIIQPTIVDLDSFIVWKDEAFEIWTCVWGCLFPEGDSARGLLEQVQRSYFLVSLVDNDYIHGDLFAAFKDI; via the exons ATGAAGGTCATCGAGAAGATACGAGGCGCTGGTGAGGGTGATGGCCGCGTTGTCTTCTCCTTCGAGTTCTTCCCCCCCAAAACGGAGGAGGGTGTGGAGAATTTGTTCGAGAGAATGGACCGAATGGTGGCCCATAACCCCTCCTTTTGTGATATCACTTGGGGCGCTGGCGGAAGCACCGCCGACCTCACTCTTGATATCGCCAACAAGATGCAGAACACG ATCTGTGTGGAGACTATGATGCATTTAACTTGCACTAACATGCCGGTGGAGAAGATCGACTATGCTTTGGGTACCATCAAGTCTAATGGGATCCAGAACGTGCTGGCACTCAGAGGGGATCCGCCTCATGGACAGGATAAGTTTGTGCAGGTTGAGGGAGGCTTTGCTTGTGCCCTTGATTTG GTGAAGCATATTCGCCAAACATATGGAGATTACTTTGGGATAACTGTTGCTGGTTATCCAG AGGCACATCCTGACATGATACAGAGTGACGGATTTGCTAGTCAGGAAGCGTATGCCAACGATCTCGCATATTTGAAGAGAAAG GTTGATGCTGGTGCAGATCTTATTGTCACTCAGCTTTTCTATGATActgatatttttctcaagtttgtGAATGATTGTCGGCAAATTGGAATAACTTGTCCTATTGTTCCGGGCATAATGccaattaataattacaaaggTTTCCTCCGCATGACTGGGTTTTGCAAAACCAGG GTTCCTGCTGATATAAAAGCTGCTCTGGAACCAATTAAGGACAATGAGGACGCTGTCAAAGCATATGGAATTCACCTTGGGACTGAAATGTGCAAGAAAATTTTAGCTCATGGGATAAAAACTTTGCATCTTTACACATTAAACATGGAGAAGTCTGCACTGGCTATCTTAATG AATCTTGGATTAATTGAAGAGTCCAAGATTTCAAGGTCCTTGCCATGGAGGCGCCCAACAAACGTTTTTCGTGCCAAAGAAGATGTTCGACCTATTTTCTG GGCTAATCGTCCGAAGAGCTACATTTCTAGAACTCATGGTTGGGAGCAATACCCGCATGGGCGTTGGGGTGATTCCAAAAACCCATCATATGGAGCACTCACTGACTACCAG TTCATGAGGCCACGTTCACGTGACAAGAAACTTCAAGAAGAATGGGCCACCCCATTGAAATGTATTGAAGATATTTATGAG AAATTCATGAACTACTGTTTGGGAAAACTGAAAAGCAGCCCCTGGTCCGAATTGGATAGTCTTCAGCCAGAGACAAAGATCATAAATGAGCAGCTAGGCCAGATTAACTTGAAGGGTTTTATTACCATCAACAGCCAACCTGCTGTAAATGGGGAGAAGTCTGACTCCCTAACTGTTG GATGGGGTGGCCCGGGCGGCTATGTCTACCAAAAGGCATACCTTGAATTTTTCTGTTCAAAGGACAAATTAGATCTTCTGGTCGAGAAGTGCAAGGCATTACCCTCTGTTACATATATTGCCGTGAACAAAGAAGGGCAATGCGTATCTAATGTCGGCCCAAATACAGTGAATGCTGTAACATGGGGTGTTTTCCCCGGCAAAGAGATCATCCAACCAACCATTGTCGATCTTGACAGTTTCATTGTTTGGAAGGATGAAGCTTTCGAGATCTGGACATGCGTATGGGGCTGCTTGTTCCCCGAAGGCGATTCCGCCAGGGGATTATTAGAGCAG GTTCAAAGAAGTTACTTCCTTGTGAGTCTTGTTGACAATGATTACATCCACGGCGATCTCTTTGCGGCATTTAAAGACATATGA